The Neptunomonas concharum genomic interval GATATTTTATCCTCGGACAGTCGTTTAGAAGTAATCGGTGTTGCCTCCAATGGCCGCGAAGCTGTTGAACAGGCTAGAAAGTTAAAGCCTGATATCATAACCATGGATGTGGAGATGCCGCAGCTCAATGGTATTGAGGCCGTAAAGCTTATCATGCGGGATTCACCAACCAATGTGCTCATGTTGTCATCCCTAACCCATGAAGGTGCGCAAGTTACATTACAGGCTTTAGAAGCTGGTGCGGCTGACTATTTAACAAAAGATATTCGAGCTTGGATTGATAAATCAGATAGCTTGCATAACATTTTTGTGGAGCGCGTAGTTGCTTTGGGCCGTAATAAACGGTTTATCCGAAGCACGGCTTTTGCGCCTCGACCTCTGAAGTCAGGTCAGTCATCTACTGTTCATACGTTTAGTTCGGATAAAGGCGGTGCTGAGCCCTCTAGCCCTTCTAGATCTAATCAGAACTCCTTAACAAGCCGGTCACAACGGACAGATCCAGGCTTGTCGTCTTCCCTGAGGAATGCAAGACAAGCCCACTTTCCTGCACATTGTCGTTTGGTTGTAATAGGTTCTTCGACAGGAGGGCCTGCGGCACTTCAGAAAATATTAATGGAGCTTCCGGCTTCTTTTCCTTATCCAATTTTGCTCATACAGCATATGCCGAAGGCCTTTACGTCGGTTTTTGCGGCGAGGCTGGACCAGCAATGCAAAATCTCAGTGAAAGAAGCCGAAGATGGCGATAAATTATTACCAGGTCGAGCCTTGTTAGCACCGGGTGGACATCAATTAATCATTGAGAGCCGCTCACCTGATCGAGTAAAAATATTGCCGGGTGACGAGCGAGTTACCTACAGGCCCAGTGTGGATATTACCTATGCCTCCGTTGCAAAAGCTTTTGGTAACAAAGTGCTGGGTATTATTTTAACCGGTATGGGCGCGGACGGCGCGGACGGTGCTAAGTTATTAAAGAAAAGTGGTGCGGTTATGTGGGCTCAAAACGAAGAGAGTTGCACAATATATGGTATGCCGCAAGCAGTAGTGAAAGCCGGATTAGCTGATGATATTTTACACCTGAATGATATTGGCCCCTTATTGAAAAATAACGGGAAAATTTAGTGGCCATCTTGTTATATCGGCTAAACTACAATAAAAACAACAGTATCTATCAGGGCTGTCAGCGTTGTCGGATGAGCAAAGTATGCAAATATGGGCGATAGCAAACCAAAAAGGTGGTGTTGGTAAAACCACAACCGTTGTGACTTTAGCCGGACTTTTGGCTGAAGTTGGGTACAAGGTTTTACTGATTGATCTGGACCCTCATGGTTCGTTGACTAGCTATTTCAGTTATGAGCCTGATGAGCTTGACCATAGTGTTTACGACCTCTTTCAGACGGCAGGTGATGTTACTGAAAACCAAGTGAACTCTTTGCTTTGCTCTACGAATGTAGAACGGATTCAACTTCTGCCAGCATCTACAGCATTGGCAACGTTAGAGCGACGAGCAGTGGAGCATGAGGGTATGGGGCTCCAAGTAGCCAGAGCTTTGCGCCACCTAAAAGACCGTTATGATTACGTCTTGATCGATAGCCCCCCTGTATTGGGTGTGCTAATGGTTAATGCGCTTGCTGCTTGCCATCATCTGATCGTACCTGCACAGACTGAGTTTTTGGCGCTGAAAGGCCTCGAACGTATGATAAGAACGATCAGTATGATTAATCGAGCCCGCAAGAAAAAGCTCTCATACACCATTATTCCAACTTTTTATGATCGACGAACACAAGCATCCGTGAGCTGCCTACGAGAATTACACAAGCTTTATCCTGATGAATTGGCTAGTGCGGTCATACCCGTAGATACAAAATTCAGAAATGCCAGTATGAAAGGGGTAGTGCCTTCTGCGTTAGATGCTGGCAGCCGGGGCGTTCATGCTTATGCCCGATTGCTCCGTTCTCTCATAGAGCAGCGGAGGTAATCCTGATGTCAGATAAAAAGCAAGGTGCGCGACAGCAAAAAGTTGTTTTTGAGTATTTAGAAGCTCTGTTGTTCGATGAGGAGCTTGAGGATATTGATGCCTCCTTAGATAAGGAAGTTGCGGCTCAGGCAAAAAAAACTGATGTAGATGTTGTTGCGTATGACAATAACGAAAATACTTTAGAGCCAGAGCCAGAGCCAGAGCCAGAGCCAGAGCCAGAGCCAGAGCCAGAGCCAGAGCCAGAGCCAGAGCCAGAGCCAGAGCCAGAGCCAGAGCCAGAGCCAGAGCCAGAGCCAGAGCCAGCAAG includes:
- a CDS encoding protein-glutamate methylesterase/protein-glutamine glutaminase, which translates into the protein MPVKVLIVDDSGFFRQRITDILSSDSRLEVIGVASNGREAVEQARKLKPDIITMDVEMPQLNGIEAVKLIMRDSPTNVLMLSSLTHEGAQVTLQALEAGAADYLTKDIRAWIDKSDSLHNIFVERVVALGRNKRFIRSTAFAPRPLKSGQSSTVHTFSSDKGGAEPSSPSRSNQNSLTSRSQRTDPGLSSSLRNARQAHFPAHCRLVVIGSSTGGPAALQKILMELPASFPYPILLIQHMPKAFTSVFAARLDQQCKISVKEAEDGDKLLPGRALLAPGGHQLIIESRSPDRVKILPGDERVTYRPSVDITYASVAKAFGNKVLGIILTGMGADGADGAKLLKKSGAVMWAQNEESCTIYGMPQAVVKAGLADDILHLNDIGPLLKNNGKI
- a CDS encoding ParA family protein yields the protein MQIWAIANQKGGVGKTTTVVTLAGLLAEVGYKVLLIDLDPHGSLTSYFSYEPDELDHSVYDLFQTAGDVTENQVNSLLCSTNVERIQLLPASTALATLERRAVEHEGMGLQVARALRHLKDRYDYVLIDSPPVLGVLMVNALAACHHLIVPAQTEFLALKGLERMIRTISMINRARKKKLSYTIIPTFYDRRTQASVSCLRELHKLYPDELASAVIPVDTKFRNASMKGVVPSALDAGSRGVHAYARLLRSLIEQRR